In Paenibacillus stellifer, the DNA window GGCATGAGCGCAAAATTAACGGTAGTCGGACTTGGCTCCGGCAATCCGGACCGGCTGACGCTGGGCATCGTGAACAAGCTGAAGGCGGCTTCCCGGGTGCATGTGCGGACCGGCGAGCACCCGGCGGTCAAGGTTCTGGAGGAACTGGAGATTCCATACGAGTCTTTTGACAACCTGTATGAGTCCTTTTCTTCCTTTCCCGAAGTGTACGAAGCGATTACTCTGAAGCTGCTGGAGGAAGCGCGCTCGGGGAATCAGGGCGACGAGATCGTCTATGCCGTTCCCGGCCATCCGATGGTTGCCGAATCGGCCGTGTCCAAGCTGCGGGCGCGCTGCGCGGAGGAATCCATCGAACTGACCGTGCTGGGCGGCGAGAGCTTTCTTGATGAAGCGTTTCTGCGCCTCGGCTTCGATCCGATCGAGGGCTTCCAGCTGCTGGACGCCACTGGCATTACCCGCTCACAGCTTCAGCCGGAGCTGCATACGCTGATCGGCCAGGTGTACGATACCTACACGGCTTCCGAGGCGAAGCTGTGCCTGATGGAAATGTATCCGCCCGAATATGAGGTGGTCGTGGGACATGCCCTTGGCGTGGAAGGCGAAGAACAGATTCTGCGCGTGCCGCTCTATGAGCTGGACCGCCAGGAAGGCTACGGCAATCTGTCGCTGATCTACATTCCGGCGGACCGCTCCGATCGGCTGCGGCAGCGAACATTTGCCCGGCTGCACGAAATCGTCGGCATCCTGCGCAGTCCGGGCGGCTGCCCTTGGGACCGGGAGCAGACGCATGACTCGCTTCGCAAGAACTTGATCGAGGAGACGTACGAGGTGCTGGAGACAATCGACGAGGATGATCCCGAGCATATGAAAGAGGAGCTCGGCGATCTTATGCTGCAGATTATGCTTCATTCGCAGATGGAGGAAGAATTGGGCGCGTTCGACGTATTCGACGTAATCGAGGCGCTGAACGGCAAGCTGATCTTCCGTCATCCGCATGTGTTCGGCGACAAGGATGCGGCCGACGCGGAGGCGGCGCTGCAGAACTGGGAAGGGATGAAGGCCGAGGAGAAGCGGCGGAAGGGCATCGAGCCAGGGGAACTGTCGGCGCTGGATGGCGTCCCCCGCGATTTGCCGGCGCTGATGAAGGCCTACAAGCTTCAGAAGAAAGCGTCCAAAGTCGGCTTCGATTGGGGCAATGTCGAGGATGTGCTCGCCAAGGTTCAGGAGGAGCTTGATGAGCTGAAAGAAGCGATTGCCTCCGGCTCTTCTCAGGAGGAGCAGATGCTGGAGCTTGGAGACCTGCTGTTCGCGGCAACGAACGCTGCCCGGTTCATAGACGCCGATCCGGAGGAGGCGCTGACGCGCACCAACCGCAAATTTGTCGAACGGTTCCGGTATATCGAGCGCAAATTGCGGGAGCGGGGCATATCGCCCAAGGACAGCACACTGGATGAAATGGAGGCGCTCTGGCAGGAGGCCAAGGGGGCAGAGCGGGCCTGAAGCCCGGCATGAAGCTGCTCCGGGTAAGCGCCTGAATCATTTGGCCCTGCCAAATTCTGTCCAAAAACCGCTGGCTTCGGCAGGAATTTGACAAGGCATCCAGAATACCTTTAAGATGGAACGGCGGTCTTCGCCATAGCAGGGCACAAGATCGATCGTTTCCTTATTTTTTTCATTTCCGGGAGGAACGCTAAGTTATGAACAAAACAGATCTGATCAACAACATTTCCGAGAAAAACGGCTTGTCCAAAAAAGACGTGGAGCTGGTGCTCAACGGCTTTCTTGGTGAAATTACGGAAGCCCTCTCCAAGGGCGATAAAGTCCAGCTGATCGGGTTCGGCACCTTCGAAACCCGCAAGCGC includes these proteins:
- the mazG gene encoding nucleoside triphosphate pyrophosphohydrolase, which produces MSAKLTVVGLGSGNPDRLTLGIVNKLKAASRVHVRTGEHPAVKVLEELEIPYESFDNLYESFSSFPEVYEAITLKLLEEARSGNQGDEIVYAVPGHPMVAESAVSKLRARCAEESIELTVLGGESFLDEAFLRLGFDPIEGFQLLDATGITRSQLQPELHTLIGQVYDTYTASEAKLCLMEMYPPEYEVVVGHALGVEGEEQILRVPLYELDRQEGYGNLSLIYIPADRSDRLRQRTFARLHEIVGILRSPGGCPWDREQTHDSLRKNLIEETYEVLETIDEDDPEHMKEELGDLMLQIMLHSQMEEELGAFDVFDVIEALNGKLIFRHPHVFGDKDAADAEAALQNWEGMKAEEKRRKGIEPGELSALDGVPRDLPALMKAYKLQKKASKVGFDWGNVEDVLAKVQEELDELKEAIASGSSQEEQMLELGDLLFAATNAARFIDADPEEALTRTNRKFVERFRYIERKLRERGISPKDSTLDEMEALWQEAKGAERA
- a CDS encoding HU family DNA-binding protein encodes the protein MNKTDLINNISEKNGLSKKDVELVLNGFLGEITEALSKGDKVQLIGFGTFETRKRSGRTGRNPQTGTVIDIPESNVPAFKAGGKLKEAVN